The Thalassophryne amazonica chromosome 20, fThaAma1.1, whole genome shotgun sequence sequence gccccctgctgttgcAGTTTCCAGGACAAGATTCATCCAAACAACTAGCACCTGTGAATCCACTGTCACAGATGCATTTGGCATCAACACATCTTCCGCggctgttgcagttatcaggacACGACCTTTCGGCGCAATCAGGACCCATGAATCCAGAGTCACACTCACACTGCCCATCCACACAGCGCTCCCTGTTGTTGCAGTTACTGGGACAGGAGATCTCGGCACAATCAGGACCCGTGAATCCAGGGTCACACTCACATTGTCCATCCACACAATGCCCCCTGTTGTTGCAGTTACTGGGACAGGAGATCTCGGTGCAATCAGGACCCATGAATCCAGGGTCACACTCACATTGTCCATCCACACAATGCCCCCTGTTGTTGCAGTTACTGGGACAGGAGATCTCGGTGCAATCAGGACCCGTGAATCCAGGGTCACACTCACATTGTCCATTCAcacagcgccccctgctgttgcAGTTATTGGGACAGGAGATCTCGGCGCAGTCAGGACCCATGAATCCAGGGTCACACTCACATTGTCCATCCACACAATGCCCCCTGTTGTTGCAGTTACTGGGACAGGAGATCTCGGCACAATCAGGACCTGTGAATCCAGGGTCACACTCACATTGTCCATCCACacagcgccccctgttgttgcaGTTATTGGGACAGGAGATTTCGGCGCAAGCAGGACCTGTGAATCTAGGGTCACATTCACATTGTCCATTCACacagcgccccctgttgttgcaGTTACTGGGACAGGAGATCTCGGTGCAGTCAGGACCTGTGAATCCAGGGTCACACTCACACTGTCCATTCACacagcgccccctgttgttgcaGTTACTGGGACAGAAGGTCTTGGAGCAATCAGAACCCCTGAatccaggatcacaaacacacagtccATTCACACAACGCCCCCTGTTGTTGCAGTTACTGGGACAGAAGGTCTTGGCGCAATCAGGACCCCTGAatccaggatcacaaacacacaggtcCTTCACACAACGCCCCCTATTGTTGCAGTTACTGGGACAGGAGATCTTGGAGCAATCAGGACCCCTGAAACCAGGATCACACTGACACCGTCCATTCACACAGCGCCCCCTGTTGGTGCAGTTACTGGGACAAGAGATCTTGGTGCAATCAGGACCTGTGAATCTACGGTCACACTCACATTGTCCATCCACacagcgccccctgttgttgcaGTTACTGGGACAGGAGATCTTGGCGCAATCAGGACCCATGAATCCAGGGTCACACTCACATTGTCCATCCACacagcgccccctgttgttgcaGTTACTGGGACAGGAGATTTCGGCACAGTCAGGACCCATGAATCCAGGGTCACACTCACATTGTCCATCCACacagcgccccctgttgttgcaGTTACTGGGACAGGAGATTTCGGCACAGTCAGGACCCATGAATCCAGGgtcacactcacattgtgcattcACACAACGCCCCCTGTGGTTGCAGTTACTGGGACAGGAGATCTCGGCGCAATCAGGACCCATGAATCCAGGGTCACACTCACATTGTCCATCCACacagcgccccctgttgttgcaGTTACTGGGACAGGAGATCTCGGCGCAGTCAGGACCCATGAatccaggatcacaaacacacaggtcCTTCACACAACGCCCCCTGTTGTTGCAGTTACTGGGACAGGAGATCTTGGAGCAATCAGGACCTGTGAATCCAGGGTCACACTCACATTGTCCATCCACacagcgccccctgttgttgcaGTTACTGGGACAGGAGATTTCGGCACAGTCAGGACCCATGAATCCAGGGTCACACTCACATTGTCCATCCACacagcgccccctgttgttgcaGTTACTGGGACAGGAGATCTCGGCGCAAGCAGGTCCCGTGAATCTAGGGTCACATTCACATTGTCCATTCACACAGTGCCCCCTGTTGTTGCAGTTACTGGGACAGGAGATCTCGGTGCAATCAGGACCCGTGAATCCAGGGTCACACTCACATTGTCCATCCACacagcgccccctgttgttgcaGTTACTGGGACAGGAGATCTCGGCGCAAGCAGGTCCCGTGAATCTAGGGTCACATTCACATTGTCCATTCACACAGTGCCCCCTGTTGTTGCAGTTACTGGGACAGGAGATCTTGGTGCAATCAGGACCCGAGAATCCAGGGTCACACTCACATTGTCCATCCACacagcgccccctgttgttgcaGTTACTGGGACAGGAGATCTCGGCGCAGTCAGGACCCATGAATCCAGAGTCACACTGACATTGTCCATCCACacagcgccccctgttgttgcaGTTATTGGGACAGACATTTTTGGAGCAATCAGGACCCATGAATCcaggatcacacacacacagtcccttCACACAACGCCCCCTGTTGTTGCAGTTACTGGGACAGGAGATTTCGGCACAATCAGGACCCATGAATCCAGGgtcacactcacattgtgcattcACACAACGCCCCCTGTGGTTGCAGTTACTGGGACAGGAGATCTCGGCGCAATCAGGACCCATGAATCCAGGGTCACACTCACATTGTCCATCCACacagcgccccctgttgttgcaGTTACTGGGACAGGAGATCTCGGCGCAAGCAGGTCCCGTGAATCTAGGGTCACATTCACATTGTCCATTCACACAGTGCCCCCTGTTGTTGCAGTTACTGGGACAGGAGATCTCGGTGCAATCAGGACCTGTGAATCCAGGGTCACACTCACATTGTCCATCCACacagcgccccctgttgttgcaGTTACTGGGACAGGAGATCTCGGCGCAAGCAGGTCCCGTGAATCTAGGGTCACATTCACATTGTCCATTCACACAGTGCCCCCTGTTGTTGCAGTTACTGGGACAGGAGATCTCGGTGCAATCAGGACCTGTGAATCCAGGGTCACACTCACATTGTCCATCCACacagcgccccctgttgttgcaGTTACTGGGACAGGAGATCTCGGCGCAGTCAGGACCCATGAATCCAGAGTCACACTCACATTGTCCATCCGCacagcgccccctgttgttgcaGTTATTGGGACAGACATTTTTGGAGCAATCAGGACCCATGAATCcaggatcacacacacacagtcccttCACACAACGCCCCCTGTTGTTGCAGTTACTGGGACAGAAGGTCTTGGAGCAATCAGGACCCCTGAatccaggatcacaaacacacaggtcCTTCACACAACGCCCCCTGTTGTTGCAGTTACTGGGACAGGAGATCTTGGAGCAATCAGGACCTGTGAATCCAGGGTCACACTCACATTGTCCATCCACacagcgccccctgttgttgcaGTTACTGGGACAGGAGATTTCGGCACAGTCAGGACCCATGAATCCAGGGTCACACTCACATTGTCCATCCACacagcgccccctgttgttgcaGTTACTGGGACAGGAGATCTCGGCGCAAGCAGGTCCCGTGAATCTAGGGTCACATTCACATTGTCCATTCACACAGTGCCCCCTGTTGTTGCAGTTACTGGGACAGGAGATCTCGGTGCAATCAGGACCCGTGAATCCAGGGTCACACTCACATTGTCCATCCACacagcgccccctgttgttgcaGTTACTGGGACAGGAGATCTCGGCGCAAGCAGGTCCCGTGAATCTAGGGTCACATTCACATTGTCCATTCACACAGTGCCCCCTGTTGTTGCAGTTACTGGGACAGGAGATCTTGGTGCAATCAGGACCCGAGAATCCAGGGTCACACTCACATTGTCCATCCACacagcgccccctgttgttgcaGTTACTGGGACAGGAGATCTCGGCGCAGTCAGGACCCATGAATCCAGAGTCACACTGACATTGTCCATCCACacagcgccccctgttgttgcaGTTATTGGGACAGACATTTTTGGAGCAATCAGGACCCATGAATCcaggatcacacacacacagtcccttCACACAACGCCCCCTGTTGTTGCAGTTACTGGGACAGAAGGTCTTGGAGCAATCAGGACCCCTGAatccaggatcacaaacacacaggtcCTTCACACAACGCCCCCTGTTGTTGCAGTTACTGGGACAGGAGATCTTGGAGCAATCAGGACCCCTGAAACCAGGATCACACTGACACCGTCCATTCACACAGCGCCCCCTGTTGGTGCAGTTACTGGGACAGGAGATCTCGGCGCAATCAGGACCCATGAATTCAGGGTCACACTCACATTGTCCACCCACacagcgccccctgttgttgcaGTTACTGGGACAGGAGATCTCGACGCAGTCAGGACCCGTGAATCCAGGGTCACACTCACATTGTCCATCCACacagcgccccctgttgttgcaGTTATTGGGACAGGAGATTTGGGCGCAATCAGAACCTGTGAATCCAGGGTCACACTCACACTGTCCATCCACacagcgccccctgttgttgcaGTTACTGGGACAGGAGATTTCGGCGCAATCAGGACCCGTGAATCCAGGATCACACTCACATTGTCCATCCGCacagcgccccctgttgttgcaGTTACTGGGACAGGCGATTTCAGCGCAATCAGGACCTGTGAATCCAGGGTCACACTCACATTGTCCATCCACacagcgccccctgttgttgcaGTTACTGGGACAGGAGATTTCGGCGCAATCAGGACCCATGAATCCAGGGTCACACTCACATTGTCCATCCACacagcgccccctgttgttgcaGTTACTAGGACAGGAGTTTTCTGAACAATCTGGACCAGTGAATCCAGGGTCACACTCACAGTGTCCATTCACacagcgccccctgttgttgcaGTTATTGGGACAGAAGGTCTTGGAGCAATCAGGACCCCTGAatccaggatcacaaacacacagttCCTTCACACAGCGACCCCTGTTGTTGCAGTTACTGGGACAAGAGATCTTGGAGCAATCAGGACCCCTGAATCCTGGAGCACACTGACACCGCCCATTCACACAGCGCCCCCTGTTGGTGCAGTTCCTGGGACAGGAGATCTTGGCGCAGTCATGACCTTTGAATCCAGGGTCACACTCACATTGCCCATTAACacagcgccccctgttgttgcaGTTACTGGGACAGGATTCATCCAAACAACCAGGACCTGTGAAACCGACATCACAGATGCATTTACCACTGACACACCTTCCATGAAGGTTACAGTTGCCACGGCAGCCTGTCTGGGCACAGTCCGGCCCTGAGAATCCAGGATCGCACTCACACTGTCCGCTGACACACCTGCCTCTGTCATTACAGTTCCCAGGACAGTTAGAATCCTTGCAGTCCGGCCCACTGAATCCAGGGAAGCAGACACACCTGCCGTCCACACAGCGGCCCTGGTCACTGCACTCGTTTGGACAATCGCCAGTCTGTTCTTTAACAGCACCTGCACCAAACAAGAGCAGAAAAGAAGGACAGAGGTCATATAGTGGTTTTTCTTAACAACTGATAGTAATGTCATTTCCTACTCTCACACATGATTTTGGTAAcgaaaaagtgtttttttattttattcatagagTTAAAACCTCAATATTAtcagttttgctttttgtttgtttgttttttaaataaagaacATGAAGAAGACGATGATAAAGATGATGAAGAACATCTCCAATTGGGTCACGGGGggatggaacctatcccagcagtcatagggcatgaggcagggtacaccccggagatgatgccagtctgtcacaggaccacataaagacagacaaacacattcacacccacacacacactacggacaatttaaagttttcaatttacctaacctgcatgtctttggatgtgggaggaagccggagcacccggagggaactgacacaaacacagggagaacatgcaaactccacacagaaaggccccaggtgggaagtgatcccatgaccttcttgctgtgaggcaacagtgctaaccactaaagccaccttgacacttgcatgaattttggctccgcactgccgcgcaattcatcgtgccaatgcGTGTCATTTAGATGGCATGCTGCAAAGCATGAAGCCTAGTTTGCGCACTGTTCACGCCATGTTTACGCATAAGTTACGCACTTTTCGTGCAATGCATTACCAAAAGTGGCACGCAATAACACGCAATTGCATGACTGTTTTACACCCTGTTGGCACACACAATATGTGTACAATATGCGCACAACATGGTACGCACAATGCGCATTGTTCCCGCAAAAGCTTGCATTGACACAACCACTTTGCTCATGCGTGAAGCAGTCGTGGCATTATTTGGTCCTGCTTTGTCCTGCTTGacaccacgctatataaaatagcaGGCATCACAGTTTGACCCTACAAACTGTTGAATGCCACAGAAGAAGctcttaaaaacaagaaaatGACCCAATTTTATCTCGCAGCTGCAGCACTACTTCTTAAAGAGCAGGAGAAAATGCAGAAAAAGCAAGGCATAACTCCAACTACAAAAAGGAAAGCAAGGACAGTGTGGGTGAGGGAATGGGTGACTAGAAGACATCACTTTGGACATTATGACCTTTTACTGACAGAACTTCACAAGGAAGATCCAAGAGGCAATAGGAATTACTGTCAGGTTCGCCCCGGCTCGGGGTCAAGGTCTTTGTTTATGGCTTAATTTCTTCTGTGGTTTCATTCTTTATCTTATCTTTTAGTATTGCAGTCATTTATTCATGGTCTTGTGTAGTAGTTATAAATTCTCTGGTTTTgctttatttatcttcagtgtcttaTTGTTAGATTGTGTTCTGTTAGTcttgggttttattttctgttattgtttATCGTGTGTCAGTTATTCTTTGCTTTATTCAgtagtcaccggttttgtttTCTATTCATCACTTATTCTGTTTAACCATtagtttgttttgccacttttattgtattcacttttctgtatcaGCCAGTATCAGCTTCGCTCTAGTTTTCCACTTTTTGACTTGCCACGTTAGTTCTTAGCTTTGTTCACATTAATTATGGTTTTTCATGCACGTCACGTtttgcaccgttggtttttctgtcagttagttatcttgccccagttcgctTTGCTTTTATCTCACTGCACACACTTGTACTTACCCTTGTCCTCCCCGGTCACGTCCCGTtccacacacctgcacctcatcacaCCATAAttagtctgctccttatttaagccttcacaagttccacagctcactgcccgattgttgacgtAGTTCTCGCCTTTCATTCACGTCCTATTTGCTTTGTAGTTGCTGACCTTGTTTGCTTCGACCTCCACCTTGCTGTATTCTGAACTCcgcctgtattttgactctgcctttgttttgcctgctttATTCCTCGACATCATGTGaacgaaccctgcctggtttatggaccatgTCCCAGCCAGTACCATGTCTGATATCTCTGCCTCCATGTCTGATTACCTGTGTACCAAATCCAGTACCTGGTTTCTAGATGAAGCCTTTTATTCATCtcaaccaaccatgcctgtgagtctgcatgtgtcTCCTAATGATTCCTGTGCCAAGCCATCACGAGTCCTGACAattacagtattgttcagaataatagtagtgctatgtgactaaaaagattaatccaggttttgagtatatttcttattgttacattggaaacaagctaccagtagattcagtagattcttgatatgcacactcttaaggctatgaaattgggctattagtaaaaaaaaagtagaaaagggggtgttcacaataatagtagtgtggcattcagtcagtgagttcgtcagttttgtggaacaaacaggtgtgaatcaggtgtcccctatttaaggatgaagccagcacctgttgaacatgcttttctctttgaaagcctgaggaaaatgggacattcaagacattgttcagaagaacagcgtagtttgattaaaaagttgattggagaggggaaaacctatacgcaggtgcaaaaaattataggctgttcatctacaatgatcgccaatgcattaaaatggacaaaaaaaccagagacgcgtggaagaaaacagaaaacaaccatcaaaacggatagaagaataaccagaatggcaaaggctcacccattgatcagctccgggatgatcaaagacagtctggagttacctgtaagtactgtgacagttagaagacgcctgtgtgaagctaatttatttgcaagaatctcccgcaaagtccctctgttaaataaaagacgtgcagaagaggttacaatttgccaaagaacacatcaactggcctaaagagaaatggaggaatattttgtggactgatgagagtaaaattgttctttttgggtccaagggccgcagacagtttgtgagatgacccccaaact is a genomic window containing:
- the LOC117501814 gene encoding fibrillin-2-like isoform X2, whose protein sequence is MVSFLTVLLLTVMTLLTLSASQEVQGRGQRSPTDTKDSVKVVISESWIGQSQSSHTQGKELDLVPGSPLVLTHRIKLVPSGGCGCEVEVVTLRERVQELEREVSVLREKCGRAERDCCAPKESKGAVKEQTGDCPNECSDQGRCVDGRCVCFPGFSGPDCKDSNCPGNCNDRGRCVSGQCECDPGFSGPDCAQTGCRGNCNLHGRCVSGKCICDVGFTGPGCLDESCPSNCNNRGRCVNGQCECDPGFKGHDCAKISCPRNCTNRGRCVNGRCQCAPGFRGPDCSKISCPSNCNNRGRCVKELCVCDPGFRGPDCSKTFCPNNCNNRGRCVNGHCECDPGFTGPDCSENSCPSNCNNRGRCVDGQCECDPGFMGPDCAEISCPSNCNNRGRCVDGQCECDPGFTGPDCAEIACPSNCNNRGRCADGQCECDPGFTGPDCAEISCPSNCNNRGRCVDGQCECDPGFTGSDCAQISCPNNCNNRGRCVDGQCECDPGFTGPDCVEISCPSNCNNRGRCVGGQCECDPEFMGPDCAEISCPSNCTNRGRCVNGRCQCDPGFRGPDCSKISCPSNCNNRGRCVKDLCVCDPGFRGPDCSKTFCPSNCNNRGRCVKGLCVCDPGFMGPDCSKNVCPNNCNNRGRCVDGQCQCDSGFMGPDCAEISCPSNCNNRGRCVDGQCECDPGFSGPDCTKISCPSNCNNRGHCVNGQCECDPRFTGPACAEISCPSNCNNRGRCVDGQCECDPGFTGPDCTEISCPSNCNNRGHCVNGQCECDPRFTGPACAEISCPSNCNNRGRCVDGQCECDPGFMGPDCAEISCPSNCNNRGRCVDGQCECDPGFTGPDCSKISCPSNCNNRGRCVKDLCVCDPGFRGPDCSKTFCPSNCNNRGRCVKGLCVCDPGFMGPDCSKNVCPNNCNNRGRCADGQCECDSGFMGPDCAEISCPSNCNNRGRCVDGQCECDPGFTGPDCTEISCPSNCNNRGHCVNGQCECDPRFTGPACAEISCPSNCNNRGRCVDGQCECDPGFTGPDCTEISCPSNCNNRGHCVNGQCECDPRFTGPACAEISCPSNCNNRGRCVDGQCECDPGFMGPDCAEISCPSNCNHRGRCVNAQCECDPGFMGPDCAEISCPSNCNNRGRCVKGLCVCDPGFMGPDCSKNVCPNNCNNRGRCVDGQCQCDSGFMGPDCAEISCPSNCNNRGRCVDGQCECDPGFSGPDCTKISCPSNCNNRGHCVNGQCECDPRFTGPACAEISCPSNCNNRGRCVDGQCECDPGFTGPDCTEISCPSNCNNRGHCVNGQCECDPRFTGPACAEISCPSNCNNRGRCVDGQCECDPGFMGPDCAEISCPSNCNNRGRCVDGQCECDPGFTGPDCSKISCPSNCNNRGRCVKDLCVCDPGFMGPDCAEISCPSNCNNRGRCVDGQCECDPGFMGPDCAEISCPSNCNHRGRCVNAQCECDPGFMGPDCAEISCPSNCNNRGRCVDGQCECDPGFMGPDCAEISCPSNCNNRGRCVDGQCECDPGFMGPDCAKISCPSNCNNRGRCVDGQCECDRRFTGPDCTKISCPSNCTNRGRCVNGRCQCDPGFRGPDCSKISCPSNCNNRGRCVKDLCVCDPGFRGPDCAKTFCPSNCNNRGRCVNGLCVCDPGFRGSDCSKTFCPSNCNNRGRCVNGQCECDPGFTGPDCTEISCPSNCNNRGRCVNGQCECDPRFTGPACAEISCPNNCNNRGRCVDGQCECDPGFTGPDCAEISCPSNCNNRGHCVDGQCECDPGFMGPDCAEISCPNNCNSRGRCVNGQCECDPGFTGPDCTEISCPSNCNNRGHCVDGQCECDPGFMGPDCTEISCPSNCNNRGHCVDGQCECDPGFTGPDCAEISCPSNCNNRERCVDGQCECDSGFMGPDCAERSCPDNCNSRGRCVDAKCICDSGFTGASCLDESCPGNCNSRGRCVNGQCICDVGFLGPDCSEKDCPNNCSNRGMCVRGKCVCNAGFAGPKCAVKACLNNCNHKGRCIKGKCMCRHHFIGADCSRCEEGWTGTNCNTIMSDVSQLSTSDITETSVTLTWTPPPVQYNIYHLTFTGQKESDTKINIQVDGDLSSFTQMGLAPGQDYSATIRGEVDGRLGAESSTHFMTLIPGPSNLHVVKTTSTSAVVQWEQSRGEIDRYRLTIVADGDRGRTQELTILPHRDSAHIKQLEAGRLYDIVLVAEKGTSQSESVTTQVTPGPEPPSNIVFSEVTENSMKVSWTKPKSAVNGFKVTYTHTEDGEPMSVSVDSEDSMLGLSQLSPSSSYEVSVVSILGLDESDPIKAFVTTLPAPPTDLRVINITETKALLLWRPAMAAIDKYAIVYSTEKDKEGSELRITVSGSAAELQLSGLEGSTTYTVTISSQLGGLESSKATTHFTTHGAGRDAEMVLTLQASRVTPRTAMLSWAPPSNPVDSYRLTYQTEGQDMKEVTVEASATEFNLTRLHPGSNYTVQLQAEAGRRYSAATSTEFTTGLLRFPFPRDCTQELLNGIVLSDVVKIFPHGKDGVPVNIYCDMETDGGGWMVFQRRKDGSVNFYRGWKEYVKGFGDLKGEFWFGLESLHNLTSMTRMNLRVDLRNGDESAFATYSTFRVSSGNYRLSVSGYSGTAGDSFSYHNNGIFTTKDRDPAPFLTRCAMSYRGGWWYRNCHETNLNGLYGINVRHQGVIWSSWKGKYFSIPFTEMKMRPVDFRPPARG